One Spinacia oleracea cultivar Varoflay chromosome 4, BTI_SOV_V1, whole genome shotgun sequence DNA segment encodes these proteins:
- the LOC110782599 gene encoding heavy metal-associated isoprenylated plant protein 28, which translates to MTTVTEMRVHMCCPGCESKIKKTLDRMKGVDGIEIDMGMQKVTVTGSAEQKKVVKAVRRTGRRAELWQFPYNPELRSYTHQYPNQCQSNGSSTGSYGGGVQAQPTSSYNYFKHGYDGHESHGYNNFNNPSLSSSSFATTRTGDAFSDENPNACSVM; encoded by the exons ATGACAACG GTTACAGAGATGAGAGTTCACATGTGTTGTCCTGGATGCGAAAGTAAGATCAAGAAAACATTAGATAGGATGAAAG GAGTGGATGGAATTGAAATAGACATGGGAATGCAAAAAGTAACAGTAACTGGAAGTGCAGAGCAAAAGAAAGTAGTAAAAGCAGTGAGAAGAACAGGAAGAAGAGCAGAACTATGGCAATTTCCTTATAACCCAGAACTAAGGAGTTATACTCATCAATACCCTAATCAATGCCAAAGCAACGGGTCATCAACCGGGTCATATGGTGGTGGCGTACAAGCTCAACCAACCTCATCTTACAATTACTTCAAGCATGGGTATGATGGACATGAATCTCATGGTTATAACAACTTCAACAACCCTTCCCTTTCTTCTTCGTCGTTTGCGACCACCCGAACAGGGGACGCCTTCAGTGATGAGAACCCTAATGCTTGCTCAGTAATGTGa
- the LOC110782570 gene encoding protein AGENET DOMAIN (AGD)-CONTAINING P1, which produces MWRFKSGDQVEVCCKDEGFNNSFYPATIISEINTNEYIVQYNTLLTADELHPHREFLSAVDLRPVPPAIAITKFDRKDEVDAYANDGWWRGKITKKLIGRGRATRYYVTFQGNGDVEVSKYWSNELRIHQDWISGNWFSSKKIFQ; this is translated from the coding sequence ATGTGGAGATTCAAGAGCGGAGATCAAGTAGAAGTATGCTGCAAAGACGAAGGATTCAATAACTCATTCTACCCAGCAACCATAATATCAGAAATCAACACCAATGAATACATAGTCCAATACAACACTCTATTGACGGCAGACGAACTACACCCTCATCGCGAGTTCCTTTCGGCAGTTGATCTTCGGCCGGTTCCGCCTGCTATCGCGATCACTAAGTTTGATCGCAAGGATGAGGTTGATGCTTACGCTAATGATGGCTGGTGGAGGGGAAAGATAACGAAGAAGTTGATTGGTAGAGGGAGAGCAACCAGGTATTACGTTACTTTTCAAGGTAATGGTGATGTTGAAGTTTCTAAATATTGGTCTAATGAGTTGAGGATTCATCAAGATTGGATTTCTGGCAATTGGTTTTCTTCCAAAAAGATTTTCCAATGA
- the LOC110782663 gene encoding protein CONSERVED ONLY IN THE GREEN LINEAGE 160, chloroplastic: MAILNYMTVNSSATPMSQDPPISSSPAAPPRLPTKILLPNKKPEKWSTGVAPGEYGGPPTTTKLRKYWGGEKEDPITSSDLIWNRDFMPRMEKLLQDQSQIDASTLPPSQIEESSGFLSLNRVMSLDSLEVDLSASLKAIPKPALEQPKTTTKNMQSPTQRWKLAPTRREQEKWDKATKAATGGTDVMLRESRKTQGDPEVLAAQAREQYYKLKNKLQQLTVGIGGVGLVSAYVSYTPEIAISFGVGFLGSLAYIRMLSNSVDSMASSGSRSMIKAAVGQPRLLVPVVLVMIFNRWNGIAVPEYGLMHLDLIPMLVGFFTYKIATFFQAIEEAVKIVENKPNNSET; this comes from the exons ATGGCAATCCTAAATTACATGACAGTGAACTCCAGTGCAACACCAATGTCACAAGACCCACCAATATCATCATCACCAGCAGCGCCGCCGCGGTTGCCCACCAAAATCTTACTCCCAAACAAGAAGCCTGAAAAATGGTCAACTGGCGTTGCGCCGGGAGAATACGGCGGCCCACCCACCACCACCAAGCTCCGTAAGTATTGGGGTGGAGAGAAGGAAGACCCTATTACCTCCTCTGACTTGATTTGGAACAGAGATTTTATGCCTCGAATGGAAAAGCTTCTTCAAGATCAATCTCAAATTGATGCTTCCACACTGCCTCCTTCCCAGATTGAG GAGTCCTCTGGATTTTTAAGCCTGAATAGAGTCATGAGTCTTGACAG TTTAGAAGTTGATCTCAGCGCTTCTCTTAAAGCAATTCCAAAGCCAGCACTAGAACAGccaaaaacaacaaccaaa AATATGCAATCTCCTACGCAAAGATGGAAGCTTGCTCCGACTAGACGAGAGCAGGAGAAATGGGATAAAGCAACTAAGGCTGCTACTGGAGGCACT GATGTGATGCTTCGCGAATCAAGGAAGACTCAGGGGGATCCAGAAGTTTTAGCCGCCCAAGCAAGAGAACAGTATTATAAG CTAAAGAACAAATTGCAACAGCTAACAGTTGGAATAGGTGGCGTTGGATTAGTTTCAGCTTATGTTTCTTACACTCCAGAAATCGCAATAAG TTTTGGTGTTGGGTTCCTTGGATCATTGGCCTACATAAGGATGCTTAGCAACAGTGTGGACTCCATGGCCTCTTCAGGATCTAGGAGTATGATTAA GGCAGCAGTTGGACAGCCTAGGCTATTGGTACCAGTTGTGTTGGTCATGATCTTTAATCGTTGGAATGG GATCGCGGTCCCTGAATATGGACTTATGCACCTGGATTTAATACCAATGCTAGTAGGGTTCTTCACCTACAAAATTGCTACTTTTTTCCAAGCCATTGAGGAAGCTGTGAAAATAGTAGAGAATAAGCCAAATAACTCAGAGACTTGA
- the LOC110782662 gene encoding uncharacterized protein, giving the protein MSVLQQYPETMNSKDLQIWNNAAFDNGESENSTNVKFSWSGMNQLSSVNLSQSIGSDSTKENRTPSMAESPVSLKSLSSMKPLQDNTVIGNAQKNPICKMGVLEKGNLLEEREIDIDVEIEEIEKEINRLSSRLESLRLEKAKRNAKIMEKRGRIVAAKFMEPPKQSTRISNELNKIEESMSLSAKLKTPRRGLSMGPAEIMRSVRRGISLGPAEIYSATKLKQLGKQDITTPVQQSANRRKSCYWKLHDVDELRVTKERGKSMSLSPKGRSKTALKAQVPKPAATTIGSKKTAKKEDTVISTIQPKKLFAKDGEKSAPAKKPVKSGRVVPSRYNQLSNGGNSALKELRKRSLSENEEDFKRSDKKRVSLTDKPQGGEQLATVESKVKRRWEIPGEVVIQKSVDHNKTPSSVTTVLDFVPKLKNLRCQNVSPRDSGPAKRVAELVGRKSFFSVADVVAEEVEESVCQALSFAEEQVMEEYPKIKILRHIDQSPRDSGAAKRVSQLVGRKSFFHQDEDEMPVFSFEEDDDEEH; this is encoded by the coding sequence ATGAGTGTTTTACAGCAATACCCAGAAACAATGAACTCAAAGGATCTCCAAATATGGAATAATGCAGCATTTGATAATGGGGAATCAGAAAATTCTACAAATGTTAAGTTTTCTTGGTCTGGTATGAATCAATTATCATCAGTGAATCTTTCTCAATCTATAGGATCCGATTCAACAAAAGAGAATCGGACCCCTTCAATGGCGGAATCCCCTGTTTCTCTGAAGTCGTTGTCATCTATGAAGCCTCTTCAAGATAACACGGTAATTGGGAATGCCCAGAAAAACCCCATTTGTAAGATGGGTGTTTTGGAGAAGGGAAATCTTCTTGAGGAAAGGGAAATCGATATAGATGTCGAGATTGAAGAGATTGAGAAGGAGATAAATCGTTTGTCGTCGAGGTTAGAATCGCTTCGACTTGAAAAGGCAAAGAGAAATGCGAAAATAATGGAGAAAAGAGGCAGAATTGTAGCGGCTAAGTTCATGGAACCGCCAAAGCAGAGTACCAGAATCTCTAATGAATTGAATAAGATTGAAGAATCAATGAGTTTGAGTGCAAAATTGAAGACACCCAGAAGGGGATTAAGTATGGGACCGGCAGAGATAATGAGAAGTGTGAGAAGGGGCATAAGTCTTGGCCCGGCAGAGATTTACTCGGCAACGAAATTAAAGCAATTGGGTAAGCAAGACATCACTACGCCTGTTCAGCAGAGCGCAAACAGGCGAAAATCATGTTATTGGAAGCTACATGATGTTGATGAGTTAAGAGTAACTAAAGAGAGAGGAAAAAGCATGAGCCTTAGTCCAAAAGGTCGATCGAAAACCGCTCTGAAAGCACAAGTGCCGAAACCAGCTGCAACTACCATTGGGTCTAAGAagacagcaaagaaagaagatACTGTTATTTCTACAATTCAACCCAAGAAGCTTTTTGCTAAAGATGGTGAGAAATCGGCTCCGGCTAAGAAGCCAGTGAAGAGTGGTAGAGTGGTTCCTAGTAGGTATAACCAGTTGTCAAATGGAGGAAATTCAGCGCTGAAAGAACTTAGAAAGAGGTCATTGTCTGAAAATGAGGAGGATTTTAAGAGGTCTGATAAGAAAAGGGTTTCTTTAACTGATAAACCTCAAGGAGGAGAGCAATTAGCAACTGTTGAAAGTAAGGTGAAAAGGCGGTGGGAAATTCCAGGTGAAGTGGTAATTCAAAAAAGTGTTGATCATAATAAGACTCCTTCATCCGTGACTACAGTGCTTGATTTTGTTCCGAAATTAAAGAATTTGCGTTGCCAAAATGTGAGTCCTAGAGATTCAGGCCCAGCAAAAAGGGTAGCTGAATTAGTTGGGAGGAAATCCTTCTTCAGTGTTGCGGATGTGGTTGCTGAGGAAGTTGAGGAATCTGTTTGTCAGGCATTGAGTTTTGCAGAAGAACAAGTCATGGAAGAGTATCCGAAAATCAAGATTCTTCGACACATTGATCAGAGTCCTCGGGATTCAGGTGCCGCGAAAAGAGTTTCTCAGTTAGTTGGAAGGAAGTCATTCTTCCATCAGGATGAAGATGAGATGCCTGTGTTTAGTTTCGAagaggatgatgatgaagaaCATTGA
- the LOC110782664 gene encoding phosphoenolpyruvate carboxylase 1, whose translation MATVKLEKLTSIDAQLRLLAPGKVSEDDKLVEYDALLLDRFLDILESLHGEDIRETVQELYEHAAEYERTRDTKKLEDLGNLITSLDAGDSIVVTKSFSHMLNLANLAEEVQIAYRRRIKKLKKGDLADESSAITESDIEETLRRLVVDMKYSPEEVFDTLKNQTVDLVLTAHPTQSVRRSLLQKHGRIRDCLTQLYAKDITPDDKQELDEALQREIQAGFRTDEIRRTQPTPQDEMRAGMSYFHETIWKGVPKFLRRVDTALKNIGINERVPYNAPLIQFSSWMGGDRDGNPRVTPEVTRDVCLLARMMATNMYFSQIEDLMFELSMWRCNDELQARAHEIHKHSKTDAKHYIEFWKRIPPNEPYRVILADVRDKLYNTREHARQLLSNETSDVPEELTFTHVDQFLEPLELCYRSLCACGDRPVADGSLLDFMRQVSTFGLALVKLDIRQESDRHTDVMDAITRHLDVGSYREWSEEKRQEWLLSELSGKRPLFGSDLPKTEEIADVLDTFRVISELPSDSFGAYIISMATAPSDVLAVELLQRECHIKNPLRVVPLFEKLADLEAAPAALTRLFSIDWYKNRIDGKQEVMIGYSDSGKDAGRLSAAWQLYKVQEELIKVAKEFGVKLTMFHGRGGTVGRGGGPTHLAILSQPPDTIHGSLRVTVQGEVIEQSFGEEHLCFRTLQRYTAATLEHGMHPPISPKPEWRALLDEMAVVATKEYRSVVFHEPRFVEYFRLATPELEYGRMNIGSRPAKRKPSGGIESLRAIPWIFAWTQTRFHLPVWLGFGSAFKHVLGKDIRNLKMLKEMYNEWPFFRVTIDLLEMVFAKGDPGIAALYDDLLVSEELKSFGKRLREIYEETQHLLLEVAGHRDLLDADPYLKQRLRLRDPYITALNVCQAYTLKRIRDPSFHVTERPHLSKDIIMESKNPASELVKLNPTSEYPPGLEDTIILTMKGIAAGMQNTG comes from the exons ATGGCTACTGTGAAGTTGGAGAAATTGACATCAATCGATGCGCAATTGAGACTGCTTGCGCCTGGAAAAGTTTCGGAAGATGATAAGCTTGTTGAGTATGATGCTTTGTTGCTTGATCGTTTCCTCGATATTCTAGAGTCTTTACATGGCGAAGACATCAGAGAAACG GTTCAAGAACTGTATGAGCATGCTGCTGAATATGAAAGGACCCGCGATACTAAGAAGTTGGAGGACCTGGGAAACTTGATAACCAGTTTGGATGCTGGAGATTCTATTGTGGTCACAAAATCTTTTTCACACATGCTTAATCTGGCCAACCTAGCTGAGGAAGTTCAGATTGCTTACCGTAGGAGAATAAAAAAACTGAAGAAAGGGGATTTAGCAGATGAAAGTTCTGCAATTACTGAATCAGATATTGAAGAAACGCTAAGGAGGCTGGTGGTGGATATGAAGTATTCCCCTGAAGAAGTTTTTGATACATTGAAAAACCAGACAGTGGACTTGGTGCTTACGGCTCATCCTACCCAATCTGTCCGCAGGTCTTTGCTTCAGAAACATGGCAG GATAAGAGATTGTCTGACACAGTTGTATGCCAAAGATATTACCCCTGATGATAAGCAGGAACTTGATGAAGCTCTCCAAAGAGAG ATACAAGCTGGATTCCGCACAGATGAAATCAGGAGGACACAGCCAACTCCACAGGATGAGATGAGGGCAGGAATGAGCTACTTCCACGAGACAATTTGGAAAGGTGTTCCAAAATTTCTAAGACGTGTGGATACAGCATTGAAGAACATAGGAATTAATGAACGTGTTCCCTATAATGCCCCCCTCATTCAGTTCTCTTCTTGGATGGGTGGTGATCGAGATG GAAATCCAAGAGTAACCCCAGAAGTTACTAGAGATGTGTGCTTGTTGGCTAGAATGATGGCTACTAATATGTATTTCTCTCAGATAGAAGACCTCATGTTTGAG CTCTCCATGTGGAGATGCAATGATGAACTTCAAGCTCGAGCGCACGAAATTCATAAACATTCGAAGACGGATGCCAAACACTATATTG AATTCTGGAAACGAATTCCTCCAAATGAGCCATACCGTGTTATTCTTGCTGATGTGAGGGATAAGCTCTATAACACACGTGAACATGCTCGTCAGTTATTGTCAAATGAGACCTCTGACGTCCCTGAGGAATTGACCTTCACCCATGTTGATCAG TTTCTGGAGCCTCTTGAGCTATGCTACAGATCGCTCTGTGCTTGTGGTGATCGGCCTGTTGCCGATGGAAGTCTTCTTGATTTTATGCGACAAGTTTCGACTTTTGGGCTTGCTCTTGTAAAGCTTGATATTAGGCAAGAATCAGATAGGCACACTGATGTTATGGATGCCATTACTAGGCACCTAGACGTCGGATCCTACCGTGAATGGTCAGAGGAGAAGCGACAGGAGTGGCTTTTATCTGAACTTAGTGGAAAACGTCCTTTGTTTGGCTCTGATCTCCCCAAAACTGAAGAAATTGCTGATGTTTTGGACACTTTTCGTGTAATCTCAGAACTTCCATCAGATAGCTTTGGTGCATACATCATCTCCATGGCTACTGCACCATCTGATGTGCTTGCTGTTGAACTTTTGCAACGTGAATGCCATATTAAGAATCCTTTAAGGGTTGTCCCTTTGTTTGAGAAACTTGCTGATCTGGAGGCTGCTCCTGCTGCCCTGACTCGCCTCTTCTCCATAGATTGGTACAAAAATAGGATTGATGGGAAGCAAGAAGTCATGATTGGATACTCTGACTCCGGTAAGGATGCTGGTCGTCTCTCAGCTGCGTGGCAGTTGTACAAAGTTCAGGAAGAGCTGATAAAAGTAGCCAAGGAATTTGGTGTGAAACTTACCATGTTTCATGGGCGAGGAGGAACTGTAGGAAGAGGAGGGGGTCCTACTCATCTTGCCATATTATCTCAGCCACCTGATACTATTCATGGATCACTTCGTGTTACTGTACAAGGTGAGGTAATTGaacaatcatttggagaggaGCATTTATGTTTTAGGACATTGCAACGGTACACAGCTGCTACACTTGAGCATGGAATGCATCCCCCAATCTCTCCTAAGCCAGAATGGCGTGCACTTTTGGACGAGATGGCTGTTGTTGCCACCAAGGAATACCGCTCTGTTGTTTTTCACGAGCCTCGCTTTGTCGAATACTTCCGCCTT GCGACACCGGAGTTGGAGTATGGACGCATGAATATTGGAAGCCGTCCTGCAAAGAGAAAGCCAAGCGGTGGAATTGAATCTCTGCGTGCAATTCCTTGGATATTTGCATGGACACAAACGAGATTCCACCTACCGGTGTGGCTTGGATTTGGATCAGCTTTTAAACATGTCCTTGGGAAAGACATAAGGAATCTAAAGATGCTTAAAGAGATGTACAATGAATGGCCTTTCTTTAGGGTGACTATTGACTTGCTTGAAATGGTTTTCGCAAAGGGGGACCCTGGAATTGCTGCTTTGTACGACGACCTTCTGGTGTCAGAGGAATTGAAGTCCTTTGGGAAACGCTTGAgggaaatttatgaagaaactCAGCACCTTCTCTTAGAG GTAGCTGGGCATAGGGACCTGCTGGATGCAGATCCTTACTTGAAACAGAGACTCCGACTTCGTGATCCTTACATTACAGCATTAAATGTCTGCCAAGCATATACCTTGAAGCGGATTCGTGATCCAAGCTTCCATGTAACCGAGAGGCCACACTTATCAAAGGACATAATAATGGAGTCAAAGAATCCAGCTTCCGAGCTCGTCAAGCTTAATCCTACCAGTGAGTATCCTCCTGGTCTTGAGGACACAATTATCCTGACTATGAAGGGTATTGCTGCTGGTATGCAGAACACTGGTTAA